The following proteins are encoded in a genomic region of Streptomyces collinus Tu 365:
- a CDS encoding class I SAM-dependent methyltransferase has protein sequence MIQEPEPHEPEGFEPEATRRDAGIAESARANRGWWDRNADEYQVEHGTFLGDDRFVWGPEGLDEVEAELLGPPEDLKARDVLEIGAGAAQCARWLAAQGARPVALDLSHRQLQHALRIGGSFPLVCADAGALPFADGSFDLACSAYGALPFVADPRLVLREVRRVLRPGGRFVFSVTHPIRWAFPDEPGPEGLSVSSSYFDRTPYVEQDDEGRAVYVEHHRTLGDRVRDVVASGFRLVDLVEPEWPAWNTAEWGGWSPLRGGLLPGTAIFVCERD, from the coding sequence ATCATCCAAGAGCCGGAACCGCACGAGCCCGAGGGGTTCGAGCCGGAAGCGACACGCCGTGACGCCGGGATCGCGGAGAGCGCCCGTGCCAACCGTGGCTGGTGGGACAGGAACGCCGACGAGTACCAGGTCGAGCACGGGACGTTCCTCGGTGACGACCGTTTCGTGTGGGGCCCCGAGGGCCTGGACGAGGTGGAGGCCGAGCTGCTCGGCCCGCCGGAGGACCTGAAGGCCAGGGACGTCCTGGAGATCGGCGCGGGCGCGGCGCAGTGCGCGCGCTGGCTGGCCGCCCAGGGGGCGCGTCCGGTGGCGCTGGACCTCTCGCACCGCCAGCTCCAGCACGCGCTGCGCATCGGCGGATCGTTTCCGCTGGTCTGTGCCGACGCCGGGGCGCTGCCGTTCGCGGACGGTTCCTTCGACCTGGCGTGCTCCGCGTACGGGGCGCTGCCGTTCGTGGCCGATCCGCGGCTGGTGCTGCGGGAGGTGCGGCGGGTGCTGCGCCCGGGTGGCCGGTTCGTGTTCTCGGTGACGCATCCGATCCGCTGGGCGTTCCCGGACGAGCCGGGTCCCGAGGGTCTGTCCGTGTCGTCGTCCTATTTCGACCGCACGCCCTATGTGGAGCAGGACGACGAGGGCCGCGCGGTGTACGTGGAGCACCACAGGACGCTCGGGGACCGGGTGCGGGACGTCGTGGCGTCGGGTTTCCGGCTGGTGGACCTGGTGGAGCCGGAGTGGCCGGCCTGGAACACCGCGGAGTGGGGCGGCTGGTCGCCGCTGCGCGGTGGCCTGCTGCCGGGGACGGCGATCTTCGTCTGCGAGCGCGACTGA
- a CDS encoding DUF3068 domain-containing protein → MRRKASLVLLACAVFCAALAPLLRWYAFPRLARIPAGQYQDMVLEARNATLLDYGTMRAKKVPKVTIVQTLKGNVEAAANIERTAGRPVVVWDSLSYVQGPDGKMVSRIPERYIFDAHTQDPVHATGESVDGDPVTRHGIEFKWPFLTQKRDYEYFDAQTRTTSPIHYRGTRTFRGLHVYSFEQTIPWTKVPLPKTMPVKGITAASVARTGTTRWYTTVRRFWVEPATGAPVYGEELHREELRGGTLLGDRAKVTAFAGHVRMREDYIEHTVALVRHNRTLVLTLTSYLPWGSLTLGLLLLALSLSLEARSRRPQDPEATETPAPEPVGA, encoded by the coding sequence ATGCGCCGCAAGGCAAGCCTCGTCCTGCTCGCCTGCGCCGTGTTCTGCGCGGCGCTCGCCCCCCTGCTGCGCTGGTACGCCTTCCCGCGCCTGGCCCGCATCCCGGCCGGCCAGTACCAGGACATGGTCCTCGAAGCCCGGAACGCCACCCTCCTCGACTACGGCACCATGCGCGCCAAGAAGGTCCCGAAGGTCACCATCGTGCAGACCCTCAAAGGCAACGTCGAAGCCGCCGCGAACATAGAGCGGACCGCCGGACGGCCCGTCGTCGTCTGGGACAGCCTCTCCTACGTCCAGGGACCCGACGGCAAGATGGTCTCCAGGATCCCCGAACGCTACATCTTCGACGCCCACACCCAGGACCCCGTCCACGCCACCGGCGAAAGCGTCGACGGCGACCCCGTCACCCGCCACGGCATCGAGTTCAAGTGGCCCTTCCTCACCCAGAAGAGGGACTACGAGTACTTCGACGCACAGACCCGCACCACCAGCCCCATCCACTACCGGGGCACCCGCACCTTCCGCGGCCTGCACGTCTACTCCTTCGAACAGACCATCCCCTGGACCAAGGTCCCCTTGCCCAAGACCATGCCGGTCAAAGGCATCACCGCCGCGTCCGTCGCCAGAACCGGCACCACCCGCTGGTACACCACCGTCCGCAGGTTCTGGGTCGAACCCGCCACCGGAGCGCCCGTCTACGGCGAGGAACTCCACCGGGAGGAACTGCGCGGCGGCACCCTCCTCGGCGACCGCGCCAAGGTCACCGCCTTCGCCGGCCACGTCAGGATGCGCGAGGACTACATCGAGCACACCGTCGCCCTCGTCCGGCACAACCGCACCCTCGTCCTCACCCTCACCTCCTACCTGCCCTGGGGATCCCTCACCCTCGGCCTGCTGCTCCTCGCCCTCTCCCTCAGCCTGGAGGCACGCTCCCGCCGTCCCCAGGACCCGGAGGCCACCGAGACGCCCGCACCCGAGCCGGTCGGCGCCTGA
- a CDS encoding SPW_0924 family protein, which translates to MPDLTPHQHRPAGRSRMRALLAAATGLALAVAAVLALTALGTPTARTSPEPLLTTVPAHP; encoded by the coding sequence GTGCCCGACCTGACGCCCCATCAGCACCGGCCCGCCGGGAGGTCCCGCATGCGCGCCCTGCTCGCCGCCGCGACCGGCCTCGCCCTCGCCGTCGCCGCCGTCCTCGCCCTGACCGCCCTCGGCACACCGACGGCCCGCACATCCCCCGAGCCACTGCTGACCACCGTGCCCGCACACCCCTAG
- a CDS encoding lytic transglycosylase domain-containing protein, giving the protein MAAHFGRRLRKGAATTAVAAAAVAALSASQAPGATGANQDRPTAAGSSTPAPDPSTDGDATGNSPYYTDLPPLKSPDPSPSPTIGTPVARGGTEAGIPATVLDAYRKAEAELRATKPGCNLPWQLLAAIGKVESGQARGGRVDADGTTIGRILGPQLDGNGFALIKDTDHGAYDGNSHYDQAVGPMQFIPSTWAWAGRDGNGDGKADPNNVYDAVLAAGHYLCRNDWDMSTEGGLHSAILSYNNSQDYLNLVLNWMDYYRKGSHSVPDGTGGVPSHRSDDHTGRPTGTPTPTEPPRTKPHHKPDKPHKPDKPGGPASPDPTPPTPPVPPKPPTPSDTVDHLSDAGTGKLTARAGDDFARRISTRAETRTGTAVGKVRIRFTITGDTDTTFAGGEKVATVATDAKGVAHAPALQAGEKTGDFTVTTAVVGHRAKGVDYTATVTARTADTLARTSDTPLTCTPGGEFADQVQVKATYKGAVADQVAATAVLVKSEDDPTENDKGPSFKDADGKPVRTLTGLKTDDKGLLTLPKLYADDTTGTFLLRITTTGGATLTVELEVAAADAPAGPSPSPSATS; this is encoded by the coding sequence ATGGCGGCGCATTTCGGCAGGCGGCTGCGCAAGGGAGCGGCGACCACCGCGGTGGCGGCGGCAGCGGTCGCGGCACTGTCCGCGTCCCAGGCTCCGGGAGCCACCGGCGCGAACCAGGACAGACCCACCGCCGCCGGCTCCAGCACCCCCGCACCCGACCCGAGCACCGACGGCGACGCCACCGGCAACTCGCCGTACTACACGGACCTGCCGCCCCTCAAGAGCCCCGACCCCAGCCCGTCGCCCACCATCGGCACCCCCGTGGCCCGGGGCGGGACCGAAGCCGGCATCCCCGCCACGGTCCTCGACGCCTACCGCAAGGCCGAAGCCGAACTGCGCGCCACCAAGCCCGGCTGCAACCTGCCCTGGCAACTCCTCGCCGCCATCGGCAAGGTGGAGTCGGGCCAGGCCCGCGGCGGCCGCGTCGACGCCGACGGCACCACCATCGGCCGGATCCTCGGCCCGCAGCTCGACGGCAACGGCTTCGCGCTCATCAAGGACACCGACCACGGCGCGTACGACGGCAACAGCCACTACGACCAGGCCGTCGGCCCGATGCAGTTCATCCCGTCCACCTGGGCCTGGGCCGGCCGCGACGGCAACGGCGACGGCAAGGCGGACCCCAACAACGTCTACGACGCCGTGCTCGCCGCGGGCCACTACCTGTGCCGCAACGACTGGGACATGTCCACCGAGGGCGGCCTGCACAGCGCCATCCTCAGCTACAACAACTCCCAGGACTACCTGAACCTGGTCCTGAACTGGATGGACTACTACCGCAAGGGCAGCCACTCCGTCCCCGACGGCACCGGCGGCGTGCCCTCGCACCGCAGCGACGACCACACCGGGCGGCCCACCGGCACCCCGACGCCCACCGAGCCGCCGCGGACCAAGCCGCACCACAAGCCCGACAAGCCGCACAAGCCCGACAAGCCCGGCGGCCCGGCGAGCCCCGACCCCACGCCGCCCACCCCGCCCGTCCCGCCGAAGCCGCCCACGCCCTCCGACACCGTCGACCACCTGAGCGACGCCGGCACCGGCAAGCTCACCGCACGGGCCGGGGACGACTTCGCCCGGCGGATCAGCACCCGCGCCGAGACCAGGACCGGGACGGCCGTCGGCAAGGTCCGCATCCGCTTCACCATCACCGGCGACACCGACACCACCTTCGCCGGCGGCGAGAAGGTCGCCACCGTCGCCACCGACGCCAAGGGCGTGGCACACGCACCCGCCCTCCAGGCCGGCGAGAAGACGGGCGACTTCACCGTCACCACCGCCGTCGTCGGCCACCGGGCCAAGGGCGTCGACTACACCGCCACCGTCACCGCCCGCACCGCCGACACCCTCGCCCGCACCAGCGACACCCCGCTGACCTGCACCCCCGGCGGCGAGTTCGCCGACCAGGTCCAGGTGAAGGCCACCTACAAGGGCGCCGTCGCCGACCAGGTCGCCGCCACCGCCGTCCTCGTCAAGTCGGAGGACGACCCCACCGAGAACGACAAGGGCCCCTCCTTCAAGGACGCCGACGGCAAGCCGGTGCGCACCCTCACCGGCCTCAAGACCGACGACAAGGGCCTGCTCACGCTGCCCAAGCTGTACGCGGACGACACCACCGGCACCTTCCTGCTCCGCATCACCACCACCGGCGGCGCCACCCTCACCGTCGAACTCGAGGTCGCCGCGGCCGACGCACCGGCCGGCCCCTCGCCGAGCCCGTCCGCCACCTCCTGA
- a CDS encoding DUF4184 family protein has translation MPFTLSHAAAVLPAVRRDGGGRGRLVPSVLVAGSFAPDMPFYAASAVPGAMEFGTVTHSFAGVAGVDVVIAWTLVAPWLFVREPLVALLPRHRQGPPAALLRCGAPRARVRLDVLPRWYVSAVLGALTHVVWDAFTHHDRWGSRLVPGLARSMAGMPLFTWLQYGTSALAAVVIAVFLVRALRRAPAGGPPALPMLSGRDRWWAAAVIGGGALVGAVQRAARWWAYWGSSANVRDLVPTLCFGAGTGLLLGVLGYAAGVRWWRPVRRPDGPGVPACGRRDRSAAR, from the coding sequence TTGCCGTTCACGCTCAGCCACGCGGCCGCCGTGCTGCCCGCCGTCCGCCGGGACGGCGGTGGCCGGGGCCGGCTGGTGCCCTCGGTGCTCGTCGCGGGGTCCTTCGCGCCCGACATGCCCTTCTACGCCGCGAGTGCCGTGCCGGGCGCCATGGAGTTCGGGACGGTCACCCATTCCTTCGCCGGCGTGGCCGGTGTGGACGTGGTCATCGCCTGGACGCTGGTCGCGCCGTGGCTGTTCGTGCGGGAGCCGCTGGTGGCCCTGCTGCCCCGGCACCGGCAGGGGCCGCCGGCCGCCCTGCTGCGCTGCGGTGCGCCCCGCGCGCGGGTGCGGCTCGACGTCCTGCCGCGGTGGTACGTCTCCGCGGTGCTCGGCGCACTGACCCATGTCGTGTGGGACGCGTTCACGCACCACGACCGGTGGGGCTCGCGGCTGGTGCCGGGCCTCGCGCGGAGCATGGCGGGGATGCCGCTGTTCACCTGGCTGCAGTACGGCACGTCCGCGCTGGCCGCCGTGGTGATCGCCGTGTTCCTGGTACGGGCGCTGCGGCGGGCTCCGGCCGGTGGGCCGCCGGCGCTGCCCATGCTGTCCGGGCGGGACCGCTGGTGGGCCGCGGCCGTCATCGGGGGTGGCGCGCTCGTGGGGGCGGTGCAGCGGGCGGCGCGCTGGTGGGCCTACTGGGGCTCGTCCGCGAACGTCCGGGACCTGGTGCCCACCCTGTGCTTCGGCGCGGGCACCGGGCTGCTGCTCGGGGTGCTCGGGTACGCCGCCGGGGTCAGGTGGTGGCGTCCGGTCCGGCGCCCGGACGGTCCCGGTGTGCCGGCCTGCGGCCGCCGGGACCGGTCGGCGGCTCGTTGA
- the polA gene encoding DNA polymerase I, with translation MADTAPKKTDKTSGGARPRLMLMDGHSLAYRAFFALPAENFTTATGQPTNAIYGFASMLANTLRDEAPTHFAVAFDVSRKTWRSERFTEYKANRSKTPDEFRGQVELIGELLDAMHAPRFAVEGFEADDVIATLATQAEAEGFDVLIVTGDRDSFQLITEHTTVLYPTKGVSELTRFTPEKVLEKYGLTPAQYPDFAALRGDPSDNLPGIPGVGEKTAAKWINQFGSFADLVERADEVKGKAGQNLRDHLESVKLNRVLTELERQVELDRTVPDLERAPYDRKAVALVLDTLEIRNPSLRERLFAVDPGAEEAEVTPVAADGVELDGAILGTGELAPWLAEHGTGTLGVATVDTWALGAGSVTEVALAAAGGAAAWFDPTELDEADENAFAAWLADAKRTKVFHNLKGAVRVFAEHGWDIEGVRMDTALAAYLVKPGRRSFDLDALSLEYLHRELAPAAAADGQLAFGADDGAEAEALMIQARAVLDLGEAFETRLGEVGAADLMRDMELPTSALLARMERHGIAADRTHLEAMEQTFAGAVQQAVKEAHAAAGHEFNLGSPKQLQEVLFGELALPRTKKTKTGYTTDADALAWLAGQTDNELPVIMLRHREQAKLRVTVEGLIKTIAGDGRIHTTFNQTVAATGRLSSTDPNLQNIPVRTDEGRAIRRGFVVGEGFESLMTADYSQIELRVMAHLSEDEGLIEAFTSGEDLHTTVASQVFSVERDAVDAEMRRKIKAMSYGLAYGLSAFGLSQQLNIEAGEARALMDTYFERFGGVRDYLRRAVDEARATGYTATLFGRRRYLPDLNSDNRQRREAAERMALNAPIQGTAADIVKIAMLHVDRALREADLKSRMLLQVHDEIVLEIAPGEREATEEIVRREMANAVSLRAPLDVSVGVGRDWESAAH, from the coding sequence GTGGCAGACACAGCACCGAAGAAGACCGACAAGACCTCCGGCGGCGCCCGTCCCCGGCTGATGCTCATGGACGGGCACTCGCTGGCCTACCGCGCGTTCTTCGCGCTGCCCGCGGAGAACTTCACGACCGCGACGGGCCAGCCGACGAACGCCATCTACGGCTTCGCCTCGATGCTGGCCAACACCCTGCGTGACGAGGCGCCCACGCACTTCGCGGTCGCCTTCGACGTCTCCCGCAAGACCTGGCGCTCCGAGCGGTTCACCGAGTACAAGGCCAACCGCTCCAAGACCCCCGACGAGTTCAGGGGCCAGGTCGAGCTGATCGGCGAGCTCCTCGACGCGATGCACGCCCCCCGGTTCGCCGTCGAGGGCTTCGAGGCGGACGACGTCATCGCCACCCTCGCCACCCAGGCCGAGGCCGAGGGCTTCGACGTCCTGATCGTCACCGGCGACCGCGACTCCTTCCAGCTCATCACCGAGCACACCACCGTGCTCTACCCGACGAAGGGCGTCTCGGAGCTGACCCGCTTCACCCCGGAGAAGGTTCTCGAGAAGTACGGATTGACGCCCGCCCAGTACCCGGACTTCGCCGCCCTGCGCGGCGACCCGTCCGACAACCTCCCCGGCATCCCCGGCGTCGGCGAGAAGACCGCCGCGAAGTGGATCAACCAGTTCGGCTCGTTCGCCGACCTCGTCGAGCGCGCCGACGAGGTCAAGGGCAAGGCCGGGCAGAACCTCCGCGACCACCTGGAGTCCGTCAAGCTCAACCGCGTCCTGACCGAGCTGGAGCGCCAGGTCGAGCTGGATCGGACGGTCCCCGACCTGGAGCGCGCCCCGTACGACCGCAAGGCCGTGGCCCTGGTCCTGGACACCCTGGAGATCCGCAACCCGTCGCTGCGCGAGCGTCTCTTCGCCGTCGACCCGGGCGCCGAGGAGGCCGAGGTCACCCCGGTCGCCGCGGACGGTGTGGAACTCGACGGCGCGATCCTCGGCACCGGCGAGCTGGCCCCCTGGCTGGCCGAGCACGGCACCGGCACGCTCGGTGTCGCCACGGTCGACACCTGGGCGCTGGGCGCCGGCTCGGTCACCGAGGTCGCGCTCGCCGCCGCCGGGGGAGCGGCCGCCTGGTTCGACCCCACCGAACTGGACGAGGCCGACGAGAACGCGTTCGCCGCCTGGCTGGCCGACGCGAAGCGCACCAAGGTGTTCCACAACCTCAAGGGCGCCGTCCGCGTCTTCGCCGAGCACGGCTGGGACATCGAGGGCGTGCGCATGGACACCGCGCTCGCCGCCTACCTGGTCAAGCCCGGCCGCCGCTCCTTCGACCTCGACGCGCTGTCCCTGGAGTACCTGCACCGCGAACTGGCGCCCGCCGCGGCGGCCGACGGCCAGCTCGCCTTCGGCGCGGACGACGGCGCCGAGGCCGAGGCGCTGATGATCCAGGCCCGTGCCGTCCTCGACCTCGGCGAGGCCTTCGAGACCCGCCTCGGTGAGGTCGGCGCCGCGGACCTCATGCGCGACATGGAACTGCCCACCTCGGCGCTGCTCGCCCGCATGGAGCGCCACGGCATCGCGGCCGACCGCACCCATCTGGAGGCCATGGAGCAGACGTTCGCGGGCGCCGTGCAGCAGGCCGTGAAGGAGGCCCACGCGGCCGCGGGGCACGAGTTCAACCTGGGCTCGCCCAAGCAGCTCCAGGAGGTCCTCTTCGGCGAGCTCGCCCTGCCGCGCACCAAGAAGACCAAGACCGGCTACACCACCGACGCCGACGCCCTGGCCTGGCTCGCCGGACAGACCGACAACGAACTGCCGGTGATCATGCTCCGCCACCGTGAGCAGGCGAAGCTGCGGGTCACGGTCGAGGGCCTGATCAAGACGATCGCCGGCGACGGCCGTATCCACACCACGTTCAACCAGACGGTGGCCGCGACCGGCCGGCTGTCGTCCACGGACCCGAACCTGCAGAACATCCCCGTCCGCACCGACGAGGGCCGGGCCATCCGCCGCGGCTTCGTGGTCGGTGAGGGCTTCGAGTCCCTGATGACCGCCGACTACAGCCAGATCGAACTGCGCGTGATGGCCCACCTCTCCGAGGACGAGGGCCTGATCGAGGCGTTCACCTCCGGCGAGGACCTGCACACCACGGTCGCCTCCCAGGTCTTCTCCGTCGAGCGGGACGCCGTCGACGCGGAGATGCGCCGCAAGATCAAGGCGATGTCCTACGGCCTGGCGTACGGCCTGTCCGCCTTCGGCCTCTCCCAGCAGCTGAACATCGAGGCGGGCGAGGCGCGCGCCCTGATGGACACCTACTTCGAGCGCTTCGGCGGCGTGCGGGACTACCTGCGCCGGGCGGTCGACGAGGCACGGGCGACCGGCTACACGGCGACGCTGTTCGGCCGCCGCCGCTACCTCCCCGACCTCAACAGCGACAACCGGCAGCGCCGTGAGGCGGCCGAGCGGATGGCCCTCAACGCGCCGATCCAGGGCACCGCGGCCGACATCGTCAAGATCGCCATGCTCCACGTCGACCGGGCCCTGCGCGAGGCGGACCTCAAGTCCCGCATGCTCCTGCAGGTGCACGACGAAATCGTCCTGGAGATCGCCCCCGGCGAGCGCGAGGCCACGGAGGAGATCGTCCGCCGCGAAATGGCGAACGCGGTCTCCCTCAGGGCCCCGCTCGACGTCTCGGTGGGCGTCGGCCGCGACTGGGAATCGGCCGCGCACTAA
- a CDS encoding FdhF/YdeP family oxidoreductase — MATKPPKGDPVQDAPQVAEPQHAAAGLPAVGHTLRMARQQMGVRRTALTLLRVNQKDGFDCPGCAWPEPEHRHKAEFCENGAKAVAEEATLRRVTPEFFAEYSVADLATRSGYWLGQQGRLTHPMHLPEGGDHYEPVSWERAFDIIAEEIAALGSPDEAVFYTSGRTSNEAAFLYQLFARELGTNNLPDCSNMCHESSGSALSETIGVGKGSVLLEDLHRADLIIVAGQNPGTNHPRMLSALEEAKANGAKIISVNPLPEAGLERFKNPQTAKGMLKGAALTDLFLQIRIGGDQALFRLLNKLVLETDGAVDEEFVREHTHGFEEFAEAARAADWDETLAATGLTRAEIERALGMVLASERTIVCWAMGLTQHKHAVPTIREVVNFLLLRGNIGRPGAGVCPVRGHSNVQGDRTMGIFERPAPAFLDALEKEFGFAPPREHGFDVVRAIRALRDGEAKVFFAMGGNFVSASPDTDVTEAAMRRARLTVHVSTKLNRSHVVTGARALILPTLGRTERDVQAGGEQFVTVEDSMGMVHASRGRLAPAGPRLLSEPAIVSRLARRVLGADSKVPWAEFEMDYAKIRDRIARVVPGFEDFNARVARPGGFALPHAPRDERRFPTATGKANFTAAPVECPELPEGRLLLQTLRSHDQYNTTIYGLDDRYRGITGGRRVVLVHPEDARALGVADGSYVDLVSEWKDGVERRAPGFRVVHYPTARGCAAAYYPETNVLVPLDATADTSNTPASKSVVVRLERPAAQAAERAVGEAAGVPGRPGQHLAGPAEARLEQSATD, encoded by the coding sequence ATGGCGACGAAGCCGCCCAAGGGTGATCCGGTTCAGGACGCGCCGCAGGTCGCGGAGCCGCAGCACGCGGCGGCCGGGCTCCCCGCCGTCGGGCACACCCTGCGCATGGCGCGGCAGCAGATGGGGGTGCGGCGCACGGCGCTGACGCTGCTGCGCGTGAACCAGAAGGACGGTTTCGACTGCCCCGGCTGCGCCTGGCCGGAGCCGGAGCACCGGCACAAGGCGGAGTTCTGCGAGAACGGCGCCAAGGCGGTGGCCGAGGAGGCCACCCTGCGCCGGGTCACCCCGGAGTTCTTCGCCGAATACTCCGTGGCCGACCTGGCCACCAGGAGCGGCTACTGGCTGGGCCAGCAGGGCCGGCTCACCCACCCCATGCACCTGCCCGAGGGCGGGGACCACTACGAGCCGGTCAGCTGGGAGCGCGCCTTCGACATCATCGCCGAGGAGATCGCCGCCCTCGGCTCGCCCGACGAGGCCGTGTTCTACACCTCGGGGCGTACCAGCAACGAGGCCGCGTTCCTGTACCAGCTGTTCGCGCGCGAGCTGGGCACGAACAACCTGCCCGACTGCTCGAACATGTGCCACGAGTCGTCCGGGTCCGCGCTGTCCGAGACGATCGGCGTCGGCAAGGGCAGTGTCCTGCTGGAGGACCTGCACCGGGCGGACCTGATCATCGTCGCCGGGCAGAACCCCGGGACGAACCATCCGCGCATGCTGTCGGCGCTGGAGGAGGCCAAGGCCAACGGCGCGAAGATCATCAGCGTCAACCCGCTGCCCGAGGCCGGCCTGGAGCGGTTCAAGAACCCGCAGACGGCGAAGGGCATGCTGAAGGGCGCCGCGCTCACCGACCTGTTCCTGCAGATCCGCATCGGCGGTGACCAGGCCCTGTTCCGGCTGCTGAACAAGCTGGTGCTGGAGACGGACGGCGCGGTCGACGAGGAGTTCGTGCGCGAGCACACCCACGGCTTCGAGGAGTTCGCCGAGGCCGCGCGCGCCGCCGACTGGGACGAGACGCTCGCGGCCACGGGTCTCACGCGCGCGGAGATCGAGCGGGCCCTCGGCATGGTGCTCGCCTCGGAGCGGACCATCGTCTGCTGGGCGATGGGCCTCACCCAGCACAAGCACGCCGTCCCGACCATCCGGGAAGTGGTCAACTTCCTGCTGCTGCGCGGGAACATCGGCCGCCCGGGCGCGGGCGTGTGCCCGGTGCGCGGCCATTCGAACGTGCAGGGCGACCGCACGATGGGCATCTTCGAGCGGCCCGCGCCGGCCTTCCTGGACGCGCTGGAGAAGGAGTTCGGGTTCGCGCCGCCGCGTGAGCACGGCTTCGACGTCGTACGGGCGATCCGTGCGCTGCGGGACGGCGAGGCGAAGGTCTTCTTCGCCATGGGCGGCAACTTCGTCTCCGCCTCCCCCGACACGGACGTCACCGAGGCGGCCATGCGGCGCGCGCGGCTGACCGTGCACGTGTCGACGAAGCTGAACCGCTCGCACGTGGTGACGGGCGCGCGTGCCCTGATCCTGCCGACGCTGGGCCGGACCGAGCGCGACGTGCAGGCCGGCGGCGAGCAGTTCGTGACCGTCGAGGACTCCATGGGCATGGTGCACGCCTCGCGCGGCCGGCTCGCCCCGGCGGGTCCGCGGCTGCTGTCGGAGCCGGCGATCGTGTCCCGGTTGGCGCGCCGGGTGCTCGGCGCGGACAGCAAGGTGCCGTGGGCGGAGTTCGAGATGGACTACGCGAAGATCCGCGACCGCATCGCGCGCGTGGTCCCCGGTTTCGAGGACTTCAACGCGCGTGTGGCGCGGCCCGGAGGTTTCGCGCTGCCGCACGCGCCGCGCGACGAGCGCCGCTTCCCGACGGCGACCGGCAAGGCGAACTTCACGGCGGCGCCGGTGGAGTGCCCGGAGCTGCCCGAGGGCCGGCTGCTGCTGCAGACACTGCGCTCGCACGACCAGTACAACACCACGATCTACGGCCTGGACGACCGGTACCGGGGCATCACCGGCGGTCGCCGGGTCGTGCTGGTGCACCCCGAGGACGCGCGGGCGCTCGGGGTCGCCGACGGGTCGTACGTGGATCTGGTGAGTGAGTGGAAGGACGGCGTGGAGCGGCGGGCGCCCGGTTTCCGGGTGGTGCACTACCCGACGGCCCGGGGCTGCGCGGCGGCGTACTACCCGGAGACCAACGTGCTGGTGCCGCTGGACGCCACCGCCGACACCAGCAACACTCCGGCGAGCAAGTCCGTCGTGGTCCGCCTGGAGCGGCCGGCGGCGCAGGCCGCGGAGCGGGCCGTCGGGGAGGCGGCGGGGGTGCCGGGGCGGCCGGGGCAGCACCTGGCGGGCCCCGCCGAGGCCCGTCTGGAACAATCGGCGACCGACTGA
- a CDS encoding PaaI family thioesterase encodes MGEQQQVTFPQEVLDEYAALGVDLPALFSAGHLGTRMGVQIVEASAERVVGTMPVEGNTQPYGLLHGGASAVLAETLGSVGAMLHGGSTKIAVGVDLNCTHHRGVRSGLVTGVATPVHRGRSTATYEIVISDEEGRRVCSARLTCLLRDARPGDEAPVRPAGD; translated from the coding sequence ATGGGTGAGCAGCAGCAGGTGACATTCCCGCAGGAGGTCCTCGACGAGTACGCCGCGCTCGGCGTGGACCTGCCCGCGCTCTTCTCGGCGGGTCACCTCGGCACGCGGATGGGCGTCCAGATCGTGGAGGCCTCGGCGGAGCGGGTCGTGGGCACCATGCCGGTCGAGGGCAACACCCAGCCGTACGGGCTGCTGCACGGGGGTGCCTCCGCGGTGCTGGCGGAGACCCTGGGCTCGGTCGGCGCGATGCTGCACGGCGGCAGCACGAAGATCGCGGTCGGCGTGGACCTGAACTGCACCCACCACCGCGGGGTCCGCTCGGGCCTGGTCACCGGCGTGGCCACGCCCGTGCACCGGGGACGGTCGACGGCGACGTACGAGATCGTGATCAGTGACGAGGAGGGCCGCCGGGTGTGCAGCGCCCGGCTGACCTGCCTGCTGCGCGACGCCCGGCCCGGCGACGAGGCCCCCGTCCGCCCGGCCGGCGACTGA